A stretch of the Meiothermus cerbereus DSM 11376 genome encodes the following:
- a CDS encoding helix-turn-helix domain-containing protein: MPSKAIALHAHLSLEELEQRYRSCKDAKEKTRWQVIWLYAQQTRENRPSTRAVSQATGFSQNWVYKLIRRYNAEGPQGLIDKHRYNPGGDKRALLNQEEQQALR, encoded by the coding sequence ATGCCAAGCAAAGCCATAGCCCTACACGCCCACCTGAGCCTGGAAGAACTCGAACAGCGCTACCGTAGCTGCAAGGATGCCAAGGAGAAGACCCGCTGGCAGGTGATCTGGTTGTACGCCCAGCAGACCCGGGAGAACCGCCCCAGCACCCGGGCAGTGAGCCAGGCCACCGGGTTTAGCCAGAACTGGGTCTACAAGCTCATCCGGCGCTACAACGCCGAGGGACCCCAGGGGCTCATCGATAAGCACCGCTACAACCCAGGAGGGGATAAGCGGGCCTTGCTGAACCAGGAGGAGCAACAAGCCCTCCG
- a CDS encoding Na+/H+ antiporter subunit E, with the protein MRAFVYNVVLTIFWMAVTEAFTLANFLVGFAICFLILLLARPLFDPQAQRYFTLAWKLPRFVLLMLWEIVLSSLRVARAVLSPRLPIRPGIIAYPLEVKTDLEITLLANLITLTPGTLSLDVSSDRKVLYVHGMFVDDPQKVIESTHESLEKAVLEVTR; encoded by the coding sequence ATGAGGGCCTTTGTCTACAACGTGGTTTTGACCATCTTCTGGATGGCCGTGACCGAGGCTTTTACCCTTGCAAACTTTCTGGTGGGCTTTGCCATCTGCTTCCTGATTCTGCTGCTGGCCCGCCCCCTCTTCGACCCGCAGGCCCAGCGCTACTTCACCCTGGCCTGGAAGCTGCCCCGTTTTGTGCTCTTGATGCTGTGGGAGATTGTGCTCTCGAGCCTGCGGGTGGCCCGGGCGGTGCTCTCCCCCCGCCTGCCCATCCGGCCGGGCATTATCGCCTATCCACTGGAGGTTAAAACCGACCTCGAGATCACCCTCCTGGCCAACCTGATTACCCTCACACCGGGCACCCTGAGCCTGGACGTCTCTTCTGACCGCAAGGTGCTGTATGTGCACGGGATGTTTGTGGACGACCCACAAAAGGTGATCGAATCTACCCACGAAAGCCTGGAAAAAGCCGTTCTGGAGGTAACCCGATGA
- a CDS encoding sodium:proton antiporter, which translates to MEVLLSFLVGALMAVGVYLMLRPHLIQFLIGFLVLGNAANLLIFTAGRLGSQFPPLVQPSGAVMEPYANPLPQALILTAIVIGFALAAFGIVLFFRAQEALGTLSAEAIPETLEPAPAPSPVDEVRWEGERP; encoded by the coding sequence ATGGAAGTTTTGCTCTCGTTTTTGGTGGGCGCTTTGATGGCGGTGGGGGTCTATCTGATGCTCAGGCCCCACCTGATTCAGTTTCTGATTGGCTTTCTGGTGCTGGGCAACGCCGCCAACCTGCTCATCTTTACCGCAGGCCGCCTGGGCAGCCAGTTCCCGCCCCTGGTGCAGCCCAGCGGTGCGGTGATGGAACCCTACGCCAACCCTTTACCCCAGGCTCTGATTCTCACCGCCATCGTGATTGGCTTTGCCCTGGCGGCTTTCGGCATCGTGCTGTTCTTCCGGGCCCAGGAGGCACTCGGTACCCTCAGCGCCGAGGCGATCCCCGAGACCCTGGAGCCGGCCCCGGCCCCCTCGCCGGTGGACGAGGTGCGATGGGAGGGTGAGCGCCCATGA
- the mnhG gene encoding monovalent cation/H(+) antiporter subunit G, whose protein sequence is MQMWLVYVLVLGGVFFLFIAAIGVVRMPDLYNRMHATSKAGTLGVGLILVAVAVFYQELSVAARALSALAFIILTAPVAAHALGRAAYLAGVKPCEETYIDELAGHYRANHRLESVEKKTPES, encoded by the coding sequence ATGCAAATGTGGCTGGTGTATGTCCTGGTACTGGGTGGGGTGTTCTTCCTGTTTATTGCGGCCATTGGAGTGGTGCGGATGCCCGACCTGTACAACCGCATGCACGCCACCTCCAAGGCCGGTACCCTGGGGGTGGGCCTGATTCTGGTGGCGGTGGCGGTGTTCTACCAGGAGCTCTCGGTGGCGGCCCGGGCCCTCTCGGCCCTGGCCTTCATTATCCTGACCGCGCCGGTAGCCGCCCACGCCCTGGGCCGCGCGGCCTACCTGGCGGGGGTTAAGCCCTGCGAGGAGACCTACATAGACGAGCTGGCCGGGCACTACCGGGCCAACCACCGGCTCGAGTCGGTGGAGAAAAAAACCCCCGAGTCATAA
- a CDS encoding ATP-grasp domain-containing protein, with product MNVVFLSPHFPPNFWPFCVRLREAGHNVLGLADAEYDALRPELRQALTEYYRVSDMHNYDELVRALGYFTHRYGKLDRLDSMSEYWLETEARLREDFNIFGLRPQDMDRVKRKSVMKQYFQQAGLRVARGRVCRTAVEAQDFVEEVGYPVVAKPDIGVGAAKTYKITNDAELMDYIATKPPVDYIMEEFIPGRIITYDGLTDIEGNVVFDSSLEYSKGVMEVVNQDTDIYYYMVREIPEDLREAGRKVVEAFHVRERFFHFEFFRLEDGSLMALEVNMRPPGGLTIDMFNYANDMDIFKEWVNVLTYGRVSQQAQHPYFCTYVGRKDHIHYKRSHEQVLAEFGPLIAHHERISGIFAGAIGNYGYILRHPDLTILLQAAQAIQERA from the coding sequence ATGAATGTAGTGTTTCTCTCCCCCCATTTCCCCCCCAACTTCTGGCCGTTTTGTGTGCGTTTGCGTGAAGCGGGACACAACGTGCTGGGCCTGGCCGATGCCGAATACGACGCGCTGCGCCCCGAGCTAAGGCAGGCCCTCACGGAGTATTACAGGGTTTCCGATATGCACAACTACGACGAGCTGGTGCGGGCGCTGGGCTACTTTACACACCGCTACGGCAAGCTCGACCGGCTCGACTCCATGAGCGAGTACTGGCTCGAGACCGAGGCCAGGCTGCGCGAAGACTTTAATATCTTCGGCCTGCGGCCCCAGGATATGGACCGCGTGAAGCGCAAGTCGGTCATGAAGCAGTATTTTCAGCAGGCCGGGCTGCGGGTGGCGCGGGGCCGGGTCTGCCGCACGGCGGTAGAAGCCCAGGATTTTGTAGAAGAGGTGGGCTATCCGGTGGTAGCCAAGCCCGATATTGGGGTGGGCGCGGCCAAGACCTACAAGATCACCAACGACGCCGAACTTATGGACTATATCGCCACCAAACCCCCGGTGGACTACATTATGGAAGAGTTCATCCCCGGCAGAATCATCACCTACGATGGTCTGACCGATATCGAGGGTAACGTGGTATTCGATAGTTCGCTCGAGTACTCCAAGGGCGTGATGGAGGTGGTCAACCAGGACACCGACATCTACTACTACATGGTGCGGGAAATACCGGAAGACCTGCGCGAGGCCGGCCGCAAGGTGGTGGAGGCCTTCCATGTGCGCGAGCGCTTTTTCCACTTCGAGTTCTTCCGCCTGGAAGATGGCTCCCTGATGGCGCTGGAGGTGAACATGCGCCCCCCAGGCGGCCTGACCATCGACATGTTCAACTACGCCAACGACATGGACATATTCAAGGAATGGGTCAACGTGCTCACCTACGGTCGCGTGAGCCAGCAGGCCCAGCACCCCTACTTCTGCACCTATGTGGGCCGCAAAGACCACATCCACTACAAGCGTTCGCACGAACAGGTACTGGCCGAGTTTGGCCCCCTGATCGCCCACCATGAGCGCATCAGCGGCATCTTTGCCGGGGCCATTGGCAACTACGGCTACATCCTGCGCCACCCCGACCTGACCATCCTGCTGCAAGCCGCCCAGGCCATCCAGGAACGGGCCTAG
- a CDS encoding RluA family pseudouridine synthase, with product MVRFSASGVRLDQALAFEANTSRAKAQEWIEAGLVTVGGKVVTKASYKLKGETVEVEPPPPLPASVAAEDIPLRVLYEDPDLIVINKPAGMITHPAPGVYSGTLVNALLGRYGLDVSLGESEEEGELRLKAPRPELVRPGIVHRLDKDTSGVIVVARHEAAHRRLSEAFAGRSIYKRYIALTVGIPREGILSAPIGRHPVDRTRMHVGGVAARHAQTEFEVLAVAEPHALVSAILHTGRTHQIRVHLKHLHAPILGDEVYGKPSDLIARQALHAYELRLQHPRTGKYLHFVAPIPPDMVRAWERLGGVWPADLHTEGLEADAVGPFR from the coding sequence ATGGTACGTTTTTCTGCCAGTGGGGTGCGCCTCGACCAGGCCCTGGCATTCGAGGCCAATACCTCGCGGGCCAAGGCCCAGGAGTGGATCGAAGCAGGCCTGGTAACGGTAGGGGGCAAGGTCGTTACCAAAGCCTCCTACAAGCTCAAGGGCGAAACCGTGGAGGTAGAGCCGCCACCGCCCCTTCCGGCCAGCGTGGCCGCCGAGGACATCCCGCTGCGGGTTTTGTACGAAGACCCCGACCTGATCGTGATCAACAAACCCGCCGGCATGATCACCCACCCCGCCCCCGGGGTCTACTCTGGAACACTGGTGAATGCCCTTCTGGGACGGTATGGGCTGGATGTCTCGCTGGGCGAGTCGGAAGAAGAAGGTGAGCTGCGCCTCAAAGCCCCCCGGCCCGAGCTGGTGCGCCCGGGGATCGTGCACCGCCTAGACAAGGACACCAGCGGGGTTATTGTGGTGGCCCGGCACGAAGCCGCCCACCGCCGGCTTTCCGAGGCTTTCGCCGGGCGCAGCATCTACAAGCGCTATATTGCCCTCACGGTGGGCATCCCGCGGGAGGGTATTCTGTCGGCTCCCATTGGCCGTCATCCGGTAGACCGCACCCGCATGCATGTGGGGGGTGTAGCGGCCCGGCACGCCCAGACCGAGTTTGAGGTGCTGGCGGTGGCCGAACCCCACGCCCTGGTCTCGGCCATCCTGCACACCGGACGCACCCACCAGATCCGGGTACACCTCAAGCACCTGCACGCCCCCATTCTGGGCGACGAGGTATACGGCAAGCCCTCTGACCTGATCGCGCGTCAGGCCCTACACGCCTACGAACTGCGCTTGCAACACCCTCGTACCGGCAAGTACCTGCACTTTGTGGCCCCTATCCCCCCCGATATGGTGCGGGCCTGGGAGCGGTTGGGCGGGGTCTGGCCGGCGGATTTGCACACCGAGGGGCTCGAGGCCGACGCAGTGGGGCCGTTTCGCTGA
- a CDS encoding Na+/H+ antiporter subunit B has protein sequence MNTLILKTTSRFLFTLLLLLSVFLLLRGHNEPGGGFIGALVAVGAYALFALAHGLAAARKLLPLPPLRLVGWGLLLALLSGLPALLQAEPFMTGQWFKVLGVKIGTPVIFDIGVYLTVFGALLSAIFGLEESSARPEGL, from the coding sequence GTGAACACCCTGATCCTGAAGACCACCTCGAGGTTCCTCTTTACCCTTTTGCTCTTGCTCTCGGTCTTTTTACTGCTGCGCGGCCACAACGAGCCGGGCGGGGGCTTTATCGGGGCCCTGGTGGCGGTGGGGGCCTATGCGCTGTTTGCCCTGGCGCACGGCCTGGCCGCGGCCCGCAAGCTGTTGCCCCTGCCCCCTTTAAGGCTGGTGGGGTGGGGCCTGCTGCTGGCCCTGTTGAGCGGCCTGCCGGCCCTGCTTCAGGCCGAGCCCTTCATGACCGGGCAGTGGTTCAAGGTGCTGGGCGTGAAGATTGGTACGCCGGTGATCTTCGACATCGGGGTCTACCTGACCGTGTTTGGGGCGCTCCTCTCGGCTATCTTTGGGCTCGAGGAGTCTTCGGCCCGTCCGGAGGGCCTCTAA
- a CDS encoding monovalent cation/H+ antiporter complex subunit F, whose amino-acid sequence MSFLEAMLLALMLTLPFALYRLVKGPTLPDRVVGLDLITSVSVALAALYALVSGQTAFLDVAIALALFAFLATLGLARYIEYRGQKGD is encoded by the coding sequence ATGAGTTTTCTGGAGGCCATGCTGCTGGCCTTGATGCTGACCCTGCCCTTTGCCCTATATCGCTTGGTTAAGGGGCCTACCCTGCCCGACCGGGTGGTGGGCCTCGACCTGATTACCTCGGTCTCGGTGGCCCTGGCCGCCCTGTATGCCCTGGTCAGTGGCCAGACGGCCTTTTTAGATGTCGCCATTGCGCTGGCTCTGTTTGCCTTCCTGGCCACGCTGGGGCTGGCCCGCTACATCGAGTACCGGGGCCAGAAGGGGGACTGA
- a CDS encoding esterase family protein, with product MYTEYHKWYSPALGHEMELKLYGHYGQPVLVFPAQNGRWYDWEGHAGMAQALAPMIEAGRVKFFCVDGIDWQSWTNQSIPPAERARRHNDYDAYIMQEVVPFVQKNTGLPTLWVTGCSMGALHAANFFFKYPEVFDGLIAISGLYQVGGFVGDAGSMDAYFNSPLWYLRNLTDEAKLEAYRRNKIVFAVGQGRWEEECLRDTRQMQELLQQKGIYATFDYWGHDVDHDWPWWQKMLPYELQRLGV from the coding sequence ATGTACACCGAGTATCACAAATGGTATAGCCCGGCCCTGGGGCACGAGATGGAGCTCAAACTGTACGGCCACTACGGCCAGCCGGTGCTGGTCTTTCCGGCCCAGAACGGGCGCTGGTACGACTGGGAAGGCCACGCCGGGATGGCCCAGGCCCTGGCCCCCATGATTGAGGCGGGGCGGGTCAAGTTTTTTTGCGTGGACGGCATTGACTGGCAGAGCTGGACCAACCAGAGCATCCCCCCGGCTGAGCGGGCCCGCCGCCACAACGACTACGACGCCTACATCATGCAGGAGGTGGTTCCCTTTGTGCAGAAGAACACCGGCCTGCCCACCCTGTGGGTCACGGGGTGCAGCATGGGGGCCCTGCATGCGGCCAACTTCTTCTTCAAATACCCCGAGGTATTCGACGGCCTGATTGCCATATCTGGGTTGTATCAGGTGGGTGGCTTTGTGGGCGATGCGGGCAGCATGGACGCCTACTTCAACTCGCCCTTGTGGTATTTGCGTAACCTGACCGACGAAGCCAAGCTCGAGGCCTACCGGCGCAACAAGATTGTGTTTGCGGTGGGCCAGGGACGCTGGGAGGAAGAGTGCCTGCGCGACACCCGCCAGATGCAAGAGCTGCTGCAACAAAAGGGCATCTATGCCACCTTCGACTACTGGGGCCACGACGTGGACCACGACTGGCCCTGGTGGCAGAAGATGCTGCCCTATGAGCTACAGCGCCTAGGGGTATGA
- a CDS encoding proton-conducting transporter membrane subunit: MSWLLVLPLLVPLTTGILCLVVAHRSAQRLLGLAGALGLLAAAVALLIQIHQRGIQAVQIGNWPAPFGITFVADHLSALMVLATGVVAVAVALYALNEGDPAREAQGYYALAHLLLFGVNGAFLTGDLFNLYVWFEVLLLASFVLMILGGSQAQLAGGVKYFAVSLLSSILFLVAVGLLYGATGALNLADLATRVGAVHPGLLSALAMLFLAAFGLKAAVFPFFFWLPASYPAPPVMISALFAGLLTKVGVYALIRVFTLLFTQDTGFTHNLILWIAGFTLLLGVLMALAQGELRRLLSFQLVSHIGYMLMGLGILTPLALAGSVFYALNHMVVIAALFLLAGLLQRLQGTTVLVRMGGLYRPFPWLAVLFLLPAFSLAGLPPFSGFWAKFTLVAAGLQAGQYGIVGVALLVGLLTLLSMGLVFAEVFWKNAPQATDASSGWGGLVLPVALLALLTLGIGLWAEPLLGLSLAAARELLEPAGYIEAVLGVSR, encoded by the coding sequence ATGAGCTGGCTCTTGGTGCTTCCCTTGCTGGTTCCGCTCACCACCGGCATTTTGTGCCTGGTGGTGGCCCACCGCTCCGCCCAGCGCCTGCTGGGTCTGGCGGGCGCTCTGGGCTTGCTGGCCGCAGCCGTGGCCCTGCTCATCCAGATCCACCAGCGGGGCATCCAGGCCGTCCAGATTGGCAACTGGCCGGCCCCCTTCGGCATCACCTTCGTGGCCGACCACCTCTCGGCCCTGATGGTGCTCGCCACCGGGGTGGTGGCGGTGGCGGTGGCCCTGTATGCCCTGAATGAAGGCGACCCGGCCCGCGAGGCGCAGGGCTACTACGCCCTGGCCCACTTGCTGCTCTTCGGGGTGAATGGGGCCTTCCTGACTGGCGACCTGTTCAACCTATACGTCTGGTTCGAGGTGCTCCTGCTGGCCTCCTTCGTGCTGATGATCCTGGGGGGCAGCCAGGCCCAGCTGGCCGGAGGGGTCAAATACTTCGCGGTCTCGCTCCTGTCCTCCATCCTGTTTTTGGTGGCGGTGGGCCTCCTGTACGGGGCCACCGGGGCCTTAAACCTGGCCGACCTGGCCACCCGGGTCGGGGCCGTCCACCCTGGGCTCTTGAGCGCGCTGGCCATGCTCTTTCTGGCAGCTTTTGGCCTCAAGGCCGCAGTCTTTCCCTTTTTCTTCTGGCTGCCGGCCTCCTACCCGGCCCCACCGGTGATGATCTCGGCCCTCTTTGCCGGGCTCCTGACCAAGGTGGGGGTATATGCCCTGATCCGGGTCTTTACCCTGCTTTTCACCCAGGACACCGGGTTTACCCATAACCTGATTCTCTGGATTGCCGGTTTTACGCTCTTGCTGGGGGTGTTGATGGCGCTGGCCCAGGGGGAACTCAGGCGGCTTTTGTCGTTCCAGCTGGTGAGCCACATCGGCTATATGCTGATGGGGCTGGGCATCCTGACCCCGCTGGCCCTGGCTGGCTCGGTCTTTTACGCCCTCAACCACATGGTTGTCATCGCAGCCCTGTTTTTGCTGGCGGGTCTGCTGCAGCGCCTCCAGGGCACCACCGTGCTGGTGCGGATGGGCGGGCTGTACCGGCCCTTTCCCTGGCTGGCGGTGCTGTTTTTGCTGCCGGCCTTCTCGCTGGCGGGGCTGCCGCCTTTTTCGGGTTTCTGGGCCAAGTTTACCCTGGTGGCGGCGGGGTTGCAGGCCGGGCAGTATGGGATTGTGGGGGTAGCCCTGCTGGTGGGCCTGTTGACCCTGCTCTCGATGGGTTTGGTCTTCGCCGAGGTTTTTTGGAAGAATGCCCCCCAGGCCACGGACGCATCGTCTGGCTGGGGGGGGCTGGTGCTGCCGGTAGCCCTGCTGGCCCTACTGACGCTGGGCATCGGGCTGTGGGCCGAGCCGCTTCTGGGACTCTCGCTGGCGGCAGCGCGGGAGCTGCTCGAGCCCGCCGGCTACATTGAGGCGGTGCTGGGGGTGAGCCGATGA